The Geobacter sp. AOG2 genome includes a window with the following:
- a CDS encoding DMT family transporter, translating into MTPHKKPTMGQVYFILILTTFFWGGSFLFTKIGLREIPPQLFVLMRFSLATLIMAIISGSRLKNFNRQILWRGATVGVTLGLTNISFVFGVQGTSISRAAILNNLFVLFIPLIVKIVWSDQIGRINLAGIIMASVGIWLLAIGGSEGFNQGDLISTFCALMIACQIVTVSKVLKDDNVYLISLVQFATAALMAGCIVLLFPLPHITLSRSAFMSVTYCALFPTVFCFTLQNAYQRYVTATRAGLIYTLDPVWSLIAGFFVLGERLSAREWMGCGFIFMAVVIPLGVRYLIEQRMVRRYVGAADEGGET; encoded by the coding sequence GTGACCCCTCACAAAAAGCCCACAATGGGACAGGTCTACTTCATCCTGATCCTGACCACCTTCTTCTGGGGGGGTAGCTTTCTTTTCACCAAGATCGGACTGCGCGAGATCCCGCCCCAACTGTTTGTGCTAATGCGCTTCAGCCTGGCAACCCTGATCATGGCGATCATCTCCGGCTCACGGCTCAAAAATTTCAACCGGCAGATACTGTGGCGCGGCGCAACCGTCGGCGTCACCTTGGGACTGACCAACATCAGCTTTGTCTTCGGCGTCCAGGGAACCAGTATCTCGCGGGCCGCAATCCTCAATAACCTGTTTGTTCTATTTATTCCCCTGATAGTTAAAATAGTTTGGAGCGATCAGATCGGCCGTATCAACCTGGCCGGCATCATCATGGCCTCGGTCGGCATCTGGCTTTTGGCCATAGGCGGCAGTGAGGGTTTCAACCAAGGCGACCTGATTTCCACTTTCTGCGCCCTCATGATCGCTTGCCAGATCGTAACGGTATCCAAAGTGCTGAAGGACGACAATGTCTACCTGATCTCGCTGGTGCAATTCGCCACTGCGGCCCTGATGGCAGGGTGCATCGTTCTGCTGTTCCCGCTGCCCCACATCACCTTGTCCCGCTCCGCGTTTATGTCAGTGACCTACTGCGCGCTGTTTCCCACCGTGTTCTGCTTCACCCTCCAAAATGCCTACCAACGTTATGTCACCGCCACCCGAGCCGGCTTGATCTACACCCTCGACCCGGTCTGGAGCCTGATTGCAGGCTTCTTTGTCCTGGGCGAGCGTCTCTCTGCCCGCGAATGGATGGGCTGCGGATTCATCTTCATGGCTGTTGTCATTCCTCTGGGCGTGCGTTATCTTATTGAGCAAAGAATGGTGAGGAGATACGTGGGAGCGGCGGACGAGGGAGGGGAAACGTGA
- a CDS encoding (deoxy)nucleoside triphosphate pyrophosphohydrolase, protein MKPHIHVACAIIEYNGRVLAAQRSEIMNMPLKWEFPGGKLESGETPEACLVREIREELDIGINLGQALPIITYSYESFTVTLYPFVCTPAGGVMVLHEHRTVTWMEPEQLSILDWAEADLPIIAGYLATRTIEAGERPHP, encoded by the coding sequence GTGAAACCCCACATCCACGTAGCCTGCGCCATCATCGAATATAACGGCAGGGTTCTGGCCGCCCAGCGTAGCGAAATCATGAATATGCCCCTCAAATGGGAATTCCCCGGCGGAAAACTGGAATCGGGCGAAACACCCGAGGCTTGCCTTGTCCGCGAGATACGGGAGGAGTTGGACATCGGCATCAACCTGGGCCAGGCACTCCCAATCATAACCTATTCCTATGAATCCTTCACGGTCACCCTATATCCTTTTGTCTGCACGCCGGCCGGCGGCGTTATGGTCCTGCACGAGCATCGGACCGTAACCTGGATGGAGCCGGAACAGTTGTCAATCCTGGACTGGGCCGAGGCTGATCTGCCGATCATAGCCGGATATCTGGCAACCCGAACCATTGAGGCTGGTGAGAGGCCGCATCCGTGA
- a CDS encoding YitT family protein — protein MMGWSLSRKAILRESLNTALIILGVLSAGMGLKGFLLSSNFIDGGVTGISMLLSHVLGIPLAILILLINLPFIALAYRQIGIVFAIKSIVTIAGLSLCLTFVHYPDVTPDKLLTAVFGGFFIGAGIGLAIRGGAVLDGTEIAALLISKKSHMVKVGDVILVLNIFIFAAAAYFLSIESALYSVLTYLAASKTVDFLIHGIEEYTAVIIVSEKSDEIRESIVRVLNRGVTVYRGRGGKTGKEMHILYCVVTRLEIASVTNSAMEIDESAFILIHPLADVVGGIIKKPALH, from the coding sequence ATGATGGGCTGGTCTCTGTCCCGCAAGGCGATCCTGCGGGAATCCCTGAATACCGCGCTGATTATTTTGGGGGTATTGTCGGCCGGCATGGGACTTAAAGGCTTCCTGCTCTCCAGTAATTTCATCGACGGCGGCGTGACCGGTATCTCCATGCTTCTTTCCCATGTACTGGGCATCCCTCTGGCAATCCTGATCCTGCTCATAAATCTTCCCTTTATTGCGCTCGCCTATCGCCAGATTGGCATCGTCTTCGCGATAAAGAGCATCGTGACAATCGCCGGCCTGTCCCTTTGCCTGACATTCGTCCATTACCCGGACGTCACGCCGGACAAGCTCCTGACAGCGGTATTCGGCGGATTCTTCATCGGTGCCGGCATCGGCCTCGCCATCCGGGGCGGAGCGGTTCTGGACGGCACAGAAATAGCGGCGCTCTTGATCAGCAAGAAAAGCCACATGGTGAAGGTCGGCGACGTCATTCTGGTCCTGAATATCTTCATCTTCGCCGCTGCCGCCTATTTCCTCAGCATCGAATCGGCCCTGTATTCGGTCCTCACCTATCTGGCAGCATCAAAAACCGTCGACTTCCTGATCCACGGCATCGAGGAATACACAGCAGTGATCATCGTCTCGGAGAAGAGCGACGAGATCAGGGAATCAATCGTTCGCGTCTTGAATCGCGGGGTAACGGTATACAGAGGCCGGGGAGGGAAAACCGGCAAGGAAATGCACATCCTCTACTGTGTCGTCACCCGCCTGGAGATCGCCAGCGTCACGAATTCCGCCATGGAAATAGATGAATCGGCTTTCATCCTGATCCACCCCCTGGCGGATGTTGTCGGCGGCATCATCAAAAAACCGGCTTTGCATTAA
- a CDS encoding PilZ domain-containing protein has translation MEEQRRHIRLVDDERCHLRLGDLYYLATIKNISLSGALLHFYTPPERFQIGDNCQISLDGGNLYNYNCEVVRVETSNVAMKFIGIHSLKEVEH, from the coding sequence ATGGAAGAGCAAAGGCGTCACATAAGGCTCGTTGACGATGAGCGATGTCATCTACGCTTGGGAGATTTGTATTACTTGGCTACGATTAAGAACATCTCGTTGAGTGGTGCTCTGTTACATTTCTACACCCCGCCGGAGAGATTTCAAATTGGTGATAATTGCCAAATCAGTCTGGATGGCGGAAACCTTTACAACTATAATTGTGAGGTCGTTAGGGTTGAGACTTCTAATGTTGCCATGAAATTTATCGGCATACACTCTCTAAAAGAGGTTGAGCATTGA
- a CDS encoding GGDEF domain-containing protein yields MALDGKTPGSALSDDISQFEHIIADGNPLYPKFKLLLENYKKLAHRTESLTRENESISTQLVELNRSLDLATRVDTMTGLANRCHIKEKIEQEYSRAQRHNRTFSIILADIDGFEMINEAYGYNAGDDVLVEISRVFRGCVRQEDVCARWGGEEFLILLPETTIEGALAVAQKIHESVAMTEFKAHKPGIRTTISIGLSEYNPGQALFECISKADHALRQAKKTGKNRYIAEP; encoded by the coding sequence ATGGCCTTAGACGGAAAAACGCCGGGATCGGCATTGTCTGACGACATCAGTCAGTTTGAACACATCATCGCCGACGGCAACCCTCTGTACCCGAAGTTCAAGTTGTTGCTGGAGAACTATAAAAAACTCGCCCATCGGACGGAGAGCCTGACTCGCGAGAATGAATCGATCTCCACGCAGCTTGTGGAGCTAAACCGCTCACTTGACCTGGCCACCAGGGTAGACACCATGACCGGCTTGGCAAATCGTTGCCACATCAAAGAAAAAATTGAGCAGGAGTACAGTCGAGCACAGCGTCATAATCGCACATTTTCTATTATCCTGGCCGACATCGACGGTTTTGAGATGATCAATGAGGCCTATGGCTACAATGCAGGTGACGACGTTCTTGTGGAGATATCACGCGTTTTCAGGGGGTGCGTCCGCCAGGAGGACGTCTGCGCCCGTTGGGGGGGCGAAGAGTTTCTCATCCTCCTTCCCGAAACGACGATTGAAGGCGCCTTGGCGGTGGCTCAAAAGATTCACGAATCGGTTGCAATGACCGAATTCAAGGCTCATAAGCCGGGTATCCGTACCACCATCAGTATCGGACTCAGCGAGTACAATCCGGGGCAGGCACTATTCGAGTGTATCAGTAAAGCCGACCATGCATTACGCCAGGCCAAAAAAACCGGGAAGAACCGTTACATCGCCGAGCCCTAG
- a CDS encoding HAD family hydrolase, whose amino-acid sequence MVDDDRYIDAISVCSHWVFDLDGTLTVAVHDFAAIRQELSIPDGCDILGHLASLPEHRARPLHARLQEIELELAHITEAAPGARELLDRLYSSGAALGVLTRNTRDNALRTLEIIGLGGYFATTDVLGRDEALPKPDPEGIRRLMTLWGAEAATTVMVGDYLYDLQAGRLAGALTVHVDVSRCFRWPELADIRVGTLEELVQWVGR is encoded by the coding sequence TTGGTTGACGACGACAGATATATTGATGCTATCTCAGTATGCTCCCACTGGGTTTTCGACCTTGATGGCACTCTGACCGTGGCGGTTCACGACTTCGCCGCCATCCGGCAGGAGTTATCCATTCCGGACGGTTGCGATATCCTCGGCCACTTGGCCTCCCTGCCGGAACACCGGGCGAGGCCCCTGCATGCACGTTTGCAGGAGATCGAGCTGGAACTGGCCCACATCACTGAGGCCGCTCCGGGGGCGCGGGAGTTGCTGGACCGCCTCTACAGCTCCGGTGCCGCTTTGGGCGTACTGACCCGCAATACCCGTGATAACGCCCTGCGCACCTTGGAGATAATCGGCCTGGGCGGTTACTTTGCGACGACCGATGTTTTGGGGCGGGATGAAGCACTCCCCAAACCCGACCCGGAAGGCATCCGTCGTCTGATGACACTCTGGGGTGCGGAAGCGGCGACAACCGTTATGGTCGGTGATTATCTTTACGATCTGCAAGCCGGCCGCCTGGCCGGGGCGCTGACCGTGCATGTGGACGTCTCCCGTTGTTTTCGTTGGCCGGAACTGGCCGACATACGCGTCGGAACCCTTGAAGAGTTGGTACAATGGGTTGGCAGGTAA
- a CDS encoding gamma-glutamylcyclotransferase family protein, which yields MLYFAYGSNLWRNQMHDRCPDHEEIGYGILQGYRWLISQRGYATIVASPRDEVHGKVYMLTEPDECSLDRYEGVYEGGYRKEIVPVILDGHSTPCLVYIDPVETEGVAWPEYVGRINRGISDSALCPEYVARYMRKFIPVTGCDALCGV from the coding sequence ATGTTATATTTTGCCTATGGATCGAACCTGTGGCGGAACCAGATGCATGACCGCTGCCCTGACCACGAAGAGATTGGTTATGGGATTTTGCAGGGTTATCGCTGGCTAATATCACAACGCGGATACGCCACTATTGTCGCGTCTCCGCGTGACGAGGTCCACGGGAAGGTATATATGCTGACGGAGCCCGACGAATGCAGCCTCGACCGCTACGAGGGCGTTTACGAGGGTGGATATCGTAAGGAAATCGTTCCGGTTATCCTGGACGGGCACAGCACACCATGTCTGGTATATATTGACCCGGTGGAGACGGAAGGGGTAGCATGGCCGGAATATGTGGGACGGATCAATCGTGGCATCTCCGATTCAGCGCTTTGCCCCGAATATGTCGCCCGCTATATGAGAAAGTTCATCCCCGTGACGGGTTGTGATGCCTTGTGCGGGGTGTGA
- a CDS encoding cupin domain-containing protein, translated as MTEAGNIFCSVPSDLPTELFEPLAQKGAVRIERILSHGQATPDGEWYDQDQDEWVLLLAGSAGLLFEGEPEPRHLTAGDYLMVPAHWRHRVVWTSPNETTIWLAVHIG; from the coding sequence ATGACGGAAGCCGGTAATATATTCTGCAGCGTCCCCTCAGACCTTCCGACTGAGCTGTTCGAACCCCTGGCCCAAAAGGGAGCCGTCCGCATCGAGCGGATCCTGTCCCACGGCCAAGCCACACCTGATGGGGAGTGGTATGATCAGGACCAGGACGAATGGGTGCTTCTGCTGGCGGGTAGCGCCGGTCTGCTTTTCGAAGGAGAGCCGGAACCGCGGCACCTGACGGCGGGCGATTATCTCATGGTCCCCGCCCACTGGCGCCATCGGGTGGTCTGGACGTCTCCGAACGAAACAACGATCTGGCTGGCGGTGCATATTGGTTGA
- a CDS encoding Bax inhibitor-1/YccA family protein has product MNQFDINYPQTQEKTIIAQNSLIRQVYAWMGAGLMITALLALATVSSPEMLKAIVGNRLLFYGLMIGELGLVFVLSGAIARLSATTATLLFLGYSALNGITLSVIFLVYTADSIASTFVISAGMFGVMSVYGYMTNRDLTSWGSFLFMGLIGVVIASLVNIFLHSNAVSWVVSGIGVLVFTGLTAYDTWKIRALAASGAGGRKPAIMGALTLYLDFINLFLMLLRFVGRRR; this is encoded by the coding sequence ATGAATCAGTTTGATATCAATTATCCCCAAACCCAGGAAAAGACCATAATCGCCCAGAATAGCCTGATCCGTCAAGTCTACGCCTGGATGGGTGCCGGCCTCATGATCACCGCCCTGTTGGCCCTGGCGACAGTCTCCTCCCCGGAGATGCTTAAGGCCATCGTCGGCAACCGTCTGCTCTTCTACGGCCTGATGATTGGCGAACTCGGCCTGGTGTTTGTCCTCTCCGGCGCCATCGCACGGCTAAGCGCCACAACGGCGACACTCCTGTTTCTTGGCTATTCGGCGCTCAATGGCATCACCCTCTCGGTCATCTTCCTGGTCTATACCGCCGACTCCATCGCCTCCACCTTCGTGATATCAGCCGGGATGTTCGGCGTCATGAGCGTCTATGGTTACATGACCAATCGCGATCTGACCTCGTGGGGCAGTTTCCTGTTCATGGGACTGATCGGGGTGGTGATTGCTTCGCTGGTCAACATCTTCCTCCACAGCAATGCAGTTTCGTGGGTCGTCTCCGGTATCGGAGTGCTCGTCTTCACCGGCTTGACGGCATATGACACCTGGAAGATCAGAGCCTTGGCGGCGAGCGGTGCTGGAGGGCGGAAACCGGCCATCATGGGCGCACTGACCTTGTACCTGGACTTCATCAATCTGTTCCTGATGCTCCTCAGGTTTGTCGGCAGGCGGCGCTAA
- a CDS encoding FRG domain-containing protein yields METLIVSSWEELQNELFADSWNEDLRRFRSRFAFRGLSDTGYRLETTLIRLGGEFADLERHLLRNFKKYAHRTVVERDSLWHWLSVAQHYGLPTRVLDWTYSPFIAMHFATANIDKFDTDGVIWAVNYVKAHELLPRTLKDRLELEGANVLTVELLSDVVNSLPELDALTSEKVAIFFEPPSIDDRIVNQHAFCSVMSDPCMVLDDWLAVYPGIARKIVVPASLKWEIRDKLDQSNINERVLFPGLDGLSRWLKRHYSPRM; encoded by the coding sequence ATGGAAACCCTTATAGTCAGTTCGTGGGAGGAGTTGCAAAACGAACTCTTTGCCGATTCGTGGAATGAGGATTTGCGACGCTTCAGGTCACGCTTCGCCTTCCGGGGACTTTCAGACACCGGGTATCGTCTTGAGACAACCTTGATCCGGCTGGGCGGAGAATTTGCCGACCTTGAACGGCACCTGCTGCGTAATTTCAAGAAATATGCCCACCGCACCGTTGTTGAGCGTGATTCCCTCTGGCACTGGCTCTCCGTTGCGCAGCACTACGGCCTGCCGACACGGGTACTCGATTGGACCTATTCCCCATTTATCGCCATGCACTTCGCCACCGCCAACATCGACAAATTCGACACGGATGGCGTTATCTGGGCGGTCAATTATGTCAAGGCGCACGAATTGCTGCCGAGAACCTTGAAGGACAGGCTTGAGCTGGAAGGCGCGAACGTGCTGACGGTCGAACTGCTTTCGGATGTGGTCAATTCATTGCCGGAACTCGACGCGCTTACGAGCGAAAAGGTGGCAATTTTCTTCGAGCCCCCATCCATAGACGACCGGATCGTCAACCAACATGCCTTTTGTTCGGTCATGTCCGATCCCTGCATGGTGCTTGACGACTGGCTGGCGGTCTATCCCGGAATCGCGCGCAAGATTGTCGTTCCGGCTTCTCTTAAGTGGGAGATCCGGGACAAGCTCGACCAGTCGAATATCAACGAACGGGTCCTCTTTCCCGGCCTCGATGGGTTGAGCCGTTGGCTGAAACGTCATTACAGTCCGAGGATGTAG
- a CDS encoding CopD family protein, which yields MKANALIVSILAILFFNTSASALEEYALKTGKECGYCHLSRNGGGELTPEGKRFEVHHTFSDATPKAAEAVPGHIAPGAFSRIMRLASGYIHLLMAMLWFGTILYVHLVLKPAYASQGLPRGEVRVGLASMAALALTGAILAHYRITSSEVLFQTRFGILLLVKVGLFTIMVISALVAVFVIGPRLRTKASPSPPLAPPGASTFTAEELAFFDGSAGKPAYFAHNGTVYDASASVLWRDGKHIGRHPAGQDLTAFLAQAPHGEDRVLRLPRVGTIARVPSAVKRPRHERIFFFMAYLNLTMVFLISLIVALWRWW from the coding sequence ATGAAAGCGAATGCTCTCATAGTATCTATTCTTGCAATCCTATTTTTCAACACATCAGCCAGCGCCCTCGAAGAATATGCGCTGAAGACCGGAAAGGAATGTGGTTACTGCCACCTGAGCAGGAACGGAGGCGGCGAGCTAACTCCGGAAGGCAAGCGTTTTGAGGTGCACCATACATTTTCGGACGCTACCCCAAAGGCCGCCGAAGCAGTTCCCGGCCACATTGCCCCTGGCGCCTTCTCCCGCATCATGCGACTGGCAAGCGGCTACATCCATCTGCTGATGGCCATGCTCTGGTTCGGTACGATCCTCTACGTTCATCTGGTGCTCAAGCCTGCCTACGCCTCACAAGGGTTACCCCGCGGCGAGGTGAGGGTCGGGCTGGCCTCAATGGCTGCCCTTGCCCTGACCGGTGCAATTCTGGCCCACTACCGGATTACCTCCAGCGAGGTACTCTTCCAGACCCGTTTCGGTATCCTGCTGCTGGTCAAGGTCGGTCTGTTCACCATAATGGTTATCTCCGCCCTGGTGGCGGTGTTCGTGATCGGTCCCCGTTTGCGGACGAAAGCGTCGCCCTCCCCTCCCCTCGCCCCACCCGGCGCATCGACTTTCACGGCCGAGGAATTGGCTTTTTTCGACGGCTCCGCAGGGAAGCCGGCCTACTTCGCCCATAACGGTACAGTGTACGACGCCAGCGCCAGTGTGCTCTGGAGAGACGGCAAGCACATCGGACGCCACCCCGCCGGCCAGGACCTGACCGCTTTTCTCGCTCAGGCCCCCCATGGCGAGGATCGGGTGTTGCGCCTCCCACGCGTCGGGACCATTGCCCGCGTACCGAGCGCGGTGAAGCGACCGCGCCACGAACGCATCTTCTTCTTCATGGCATACCTAAACCTTACCATGGTATTTTTGATCTCCCTGATCGTTGCTCTCTGGCGTTGGTGGTGA